The nucleotide sequence GGAAATGTGATCGGACAGGTGCAAGGGAATGCGCAAAAAGAGATTCTCAGAGTAAGAACTTGTGGAAGAGGTATCCGACCGTCGGAAGGGGAATACGAAGGGTGGTCCCACAAGAAGAAGTCATGAAGGGGACgaaagataccacaggaggaagtgggatgcgaATGCACATTCCGCAGTAGTAAGGAGGATGTGGAAGAGGTTATCCAAAAGGAGGAAGTGGACTTGGAAAGAGATCCTACAGAAAGATAAGGATGCGGCAGAGAGACTCTACTGCTGAACGGGGCTGGGGAACAGACATCCGCCTGGAGAAAGCGGACGAGGGAAGTTGATCCGGCAGGATGGAGGGGGGTGGCGAAGAAAGTTCCGTCGGAAGAAAGGGAATTACTACAGAGAGATCTCGGAGGATGAAAAGAATAGGGAAGGGAGTTCCCACAGGAATAAGGCGGGTGTGGAAAAAAGAACAGGCACGTGGAAGGAGGATGTGGAAGGGACATAaaacaggatgaaggggaatGTAGAGGAGAGACGCCACGAGGAAGAGAAATGGGAGAAGAGAGACCCAACAGgatgaaggaggatggggaagagttgTCCGTCAGTAGGATGTGGAGTGGTGAAAAGAGATTCCACAGGATGGAAAGGGTGTGGAGGAGCGatccagcgggggggggggggggggggtgggggagactgggagagagttcagacaggaggaaagggattggTGCAAAGAGatccacaggacgaaggggatgggaaagagggaTCCAACAGGAGGACGGTGGTGGGGCGGGGATGAAGCAGACATATCCCACAGAAGGCTAGCGATAAGAAACGatgatcccgcaagaggaagcgATAGGGGTTAGGCCCACAATCTGGAGAGGAGGTGCTCACATTGGACTGTGTATCTGATAGTGAGCAAATACGCACAAGTGGAGCGATGATGATAATCACACACAGGGAAGGACAAGGACGGGACAATCTCACAGAGTTCTGCCTCACCCTCTCACTAGGAGAGTCTACTGGCCCTCACTAGTCCCTCACCAGGAAGatggtgtgaatctctgacccacacggtgcagtcagtgtcggtctgggcgTCATTGACAGTGAGAAGAAACATCGTCAATGGagtgtcacaggcagcgagaaacacggctactcctgtgatttactaccactAATCTGATGGTCTCCAATGTctcttcacaaggaaccacagaaccctcccgtccttggaGATTTACTGACCGACCCCCTGGGCATTCGTCACAGTTCTTCACAATCCGATTTACTACAATTTTAGCCAAATTCTTTCATATTGAAAAACACAATGGAAAAGTTTCACAGTTCATAGTGAGAGATacatcaagttacctcaactcgtggcacttgtgcagcccgggtcccagccgctggatttcttcacactgaatgttgcaTTTCTCCAGGTCCAGGTGTTTGATTgcatcacagagtccgatgacatgagacaggacagcgcagtcaatcggggtcagtgtcattccactgaatgaaagtgtttccacagatcccagggtggcctgagccagtccactattctgagactcaaacaggtagtgcaatgtgttcaggaggctccttttaccagcttcactctctgtgtttccactctggcgttgaaactcctccttcacccagtcaatcacctggcaggttgtttcatgaggaaatggacccagaaagtcctccaggccccgagctgtcattggggaggagagaccagcaacaaaacggagaaatacctcgaatcgcccatctgtcgtgttgtgggcttcactgagggatttcaggatatccccgggatgtggattcaggaattgtgcgactgcagctacaaactcttggatggtgaggtgtgggaatgtgtacaccacgctccgggcagaatcttctctctccaaaagctccattaggaacccggacaggaattGGGAAGGCTGCAGGtcgtagttgatcaaatctccaccTGTAAACACAATTTTCTTTTCGGACACTCCTCTAAAGGCCATCAGACCAActctgagtaacacatcacgagggttctcaatctcacggccgtggtttttcaggatgctgTATATATAGTAGGAATATAGTTGGGTGATGGTGTTGGGAATTCGCTGCGTGCCCCTGAcattttgtgtgaagaagggtccCAGTACTAGAgcaaggatccagcagtaggaggggttgtaggtCATAGTGTACAGAATCTCGTTCTctttcacgtgtttgaaaacagctgctgacaccgtctgatcttcaaaatgcctgaagaaatattccttccgttcctcaccaacaaatcccaggatttcagcccggaCTCTGATCTcggccttttccaataaatgtaacgcagtggggcgggtggtcaccagcactgaacaccctgggagcagcttgccctggattaaactgtacacaatatccgACACTTCACACCagcactcgggatctgggcactggtgcttgggttctgtgtctctccgactgtcagcaaaatcgattctgtgtttgaattcatccaaaccatcaaatataaacagcaatccctctgggttcttccagacctttcTCAGGATATTCCTAAAGTAAGGATagtgatccagaatcagttccctcaggtttattctgcaattaatggagtttaaatcccggaatttgaaactaaaGACAAATTGGAATTGTTCGTATATTTTTCCCGtagcccagtcataaacaatcttttgtactaTTGTTGTTTTTCCGATCCCTGGGACTCCGGCCACAGCTGCAGAACACCCGGACCTCGGTGGTGtaaataatttcttcattttgtcTCGAAAACGATGTGAGTCATTGCTCTGAAACAAATGAGCAATGCGGATTTTCTCCAGCTCTCTGCGGAGATgtttctccctccattcctcgtggactctgcctcttgccagcagttcATGTTCCActagtctccgatctcgaacagtggaaatgaccgtgagctcagcgtatcgatcaaccagctggaaaacgtTCTCCTTCTcgctcatcaggatcgtgttcactctcagttctTCCGTCTGTGcgcgcagagtctccttgtgtttcctcTGAACGCCTGAGGACATTATGAACAAAAAATGTAATGGTCACGAGTCCCCCAACACATTTTCTCATTTGGAATGACCTGACAGATAAAGTGGGTGATCTGGGCATATTATCAATGTTTAAGGCACATTGGCAGGAGAActttagagggttatgggccaaacgGGGGAAGATGGGACTAACACGCTGGGTAACATTATTCGCGCGGATGTGTTTGACCGAAAGGCCCGATTCCATGTTGTAATAGTCTATGACACTGTGCATCCATCACAACATCAGGGAAAAGTGTCTGTGCGCGCAGAGTCTCTTTGTGTTTCCTCTGAACGCCTGAGGACATTATGAAAACAATATGTAATTGTCACGAGTCCCCCAACACATTTTCGCTGCGAAAGGTTTTGCAGAAGTTCAGACAATGTTTGTCTGCCGGTGGGGATCCGGCCTACATACAGTGCTGAAAATGAATACGATAGCAAAATCATTTAAACTTCCTAGTTCCCGCGTCCCATGGGATCATGTCTTCCCTGATGGTGGCGTTTGCCACTTTGTT is from Hemitrygon akajei unplaced genomic scaffold, sHemAka1.3 Scf000049, whole genome shotgun sequence and encodes:
- the LOC140721033 gene encoding NACHT, LRR and PYD domains-containing protein 3-like; this translates as MDADRSSEISAFLSHCVDHQLFQLTKFYRDRLEQAIEEGVEELGLMLTGEDHFTGREHHSVTELAEKGNRAGASELLLDLVMEKGSGARRVMWESFVKLHHHLPKLNRILKEIQERGDAQFAYMDTERGLSEVPTHLKGVQRKHKETLRAQTEELRVNTILMSEKENVFQLVDRYAELTVISTVRDRRLVEHELLARGRVHEEWREKHLRRELEKIRIAHLFQSNDSHRFRDKMKKLFTPPRSGCSAAVAGVPGIGKTTIVQKIVYDWATGKIYEQFQFVFSFKFRDLNSINCRINLRELILDHYPYFRNILRKVWKNPEGLLFIFDGLDEFKHRIDFADSRRDTEPKHQCPDPECWCEVSDIVYSLIQGKLLPGCSVLVTTRPTALHLLEKAEIRVRAEILGFVGEERKEYFFRHFEDQTVSAAVFKHVKENEILYTMTYNPSYCWILALVLGPFFTQNVRGTQRIPNTITQLYSYYIYSILKNHGREIENPRDVLLRVGLMAFRGVSEKKIVFTGGDLINYDLQPSQFLSGFLMELLEREDSARSVVYTFPHLTIQEFVAAVAQFLNPHPGDILKSLSEAHNTTDGRFEVFLRFVAGLSSPMTARGLEDFLGPFPHETTCQVIDWVKEEFQRQSGNTESEAGKRSLLNTLHYLFESQNSGLAQATLGSVETLSFSGMTLTPIDCAVLSHVIGLCDAIKHLDLEKCNIQCEEIQRLGPGLHKCHELRVGRNELGDAGVKLVSAALRNPECKIQKLWLNNVGLTDSGAEDLVSALSTITSLTELNLSENELGNSGVKQVSAVLRNTECKIQTVRLFSVGLTDSGAEDLVSALITTRSLTDLDLSVNKLGDSGVKLVSEALKNPECKIQKLWLSGVRLTDSGVEDLVSAIITNGLLTRLNLGSNWLTDRSVPALRRLILAVPSLERIVLVKNRFSQTGEKELRSLQEPRPGLSVIFDHRNM